In Paenibacillus larvae subsp. larvae, the following proteins share a genomic window:
- the arcC gene encoding carbamate kinase, producing the protein MTRRKIVVALGGNAIQSGDGSAQAQQEALERTAEQLVKILENDADIVITHGNGPQVGTLLLQQKIADSTATPAMPLDTCGAMSQGMIGYWMENAIEKALKKHRINKQVATVITRVVIDQEDKAFKNPTKPVGPFYTEEEARQLMKDAEAVFKEDSGRGWRRVVPSPRPVNIREKEIISSLVREGHIVIAVGGGGIPVVEYAEGLQGVEAVIDKDFAAQKLEELVGADILMILTAVDHVYINFNKDNQSKLGRTSIQELETYIREGQFAAGSMLPKIQAAIHFAGTNPERQSIITSLDKAYEALEGKAGTIITKSGSH; encoded by the coding sequence ATGACAAGAAGAAAAATAGTAGTGGCCTTGGGAGGAAATGCTATTCAATCCGGGGATGGTTCCGCTCAAGCGCAGCAAGAGGCCCTGGAAAGAACGGCCGAACAGCTTGTGAAAATTTTGGAGAACGATGCGGATATTGTGATTACCCATGGAAACGGCCCGCAAGTAGGTACGCTTTTGTTACAGCAGAAGATAGCAGACAGTACAGCGACACCTGCCATGCCTTTGGATACTTGTGGTGCCATGAGTCAAGGAATGATTGGGTATTGGATGGAAAATGCGATTGAGAAAGCACTAAAAAAACACCGAATAAATAAACAGGTAGCAACCGTGATTACCCGGGTAGTGATAGATCAAGAGGATAAAGCTTTCAAAAATCCAACCAAGCCGGTAGGCCCTTTTTATACGGAAGAAGAGGCCAGGCAGCTAATGAAAGATGCGGAGGCTGTATTTAAAGAAGACTCGGGGCGGGGATGGAGACGGGTAGTCCCCTCGCCAAGACCGGTTAACATCCGTGAGAAAGAAATCATAAGTTCATTAGTCAGGGAAGGCCATATTGTCATTGCCGTTGGAGGCGGGGGAATTCCCGTTGTTGAATATGCAGAAGGCCTGCAAGGTGTTGAGGCGGTAATTGACAAAGATTTTGCCGCTCAAAAACTGGAAGAACTGGTCGGGGCAGATATTCTGATGATTTTAACGGCTGTTGATCATGTTTATATCAATTTCAATAAGGACAACCAGTCCAAACTTGGCCGCACTTCAATTCAGGAACTGGAGACCTATATTAGGGAAGGGCAATTTGCAGCAGGAAGCATGCTTCCGAAAATACAGGCCGCCATTCATTTCGCCGGGACAAACCCCGAGCGGCAATCTATCATAACTTCATTGGATAAAGCGTACGAAGCCCTGGAGGGAAAAGCCGGCACCATCATTACAAAGTCTGGTTCACACTAA
- the arcD gene encoding arginine-ornithine antiporter, translating to MGEEKKLGLFSLIALVVGSMIGGGAFNLASDMAKGAGAGAIIIGWIITGIGMIALGLSFQNLTMKRPDLDGGIFSYAKAGFGDFIGFNSAWGYWLSAWLGNVAYGTLLFSSLGYFFPVFEGGQNVASIIGASLLLWCVHLLILRGIQSAALVNLVTTIAKLVPIFVFIIAAVFAFHIDIFTEGFWGEAGSFSWEAIGGQVKSTMLVTLWVFIGVEGAVVLSGRAKNRSDVGKATVIGLLGTLIIYIFITLLSLGIMQQADVAGLKNPAMAYLFESVVGKWGAVLINLGLVISVLGAWLGWTLLASEIPFLAAKDGVFPKWFAKENKNKAPVNSLWLTNGLIQIFLLTFIVSEQAYHFAFSLASSAILIPYAFSAFYQFKYSRQSRHQDRTKNMVIGLVASIYGFWLVLAAGLDYLLLTMTLYAPGIFIFYKVQKESGTEHVFTKGEKALSTVIVALALFAVFGLVTGNMTF from the coding sequence ATGGGGGAAGAGAAGAAATTAGGCCTTTTTTCTTTAATTGCCCTTGTCGTGGGTTCCATGATAGGGGGGGGTGCATTTAACCTGGCGAGTGATATGGCTAAAGGAGCGGGAGCAGGAGCCATTATAATCGGCTGGATCATAACGGGGATCGGGATGATTGCTTTAGGACTATCCTTTCAAAACTTAACTATGAAAAGACCGGATCTGGATGGCGGTATTTTCAGTTACGCCAAAGCAGGCTTTGGTGATTTTATCGGATTTAACAGTGCATGGGGATACTGGTTGTCAGCCTGGCTTGGAAATGTTGCCTATGGCACTTTGTTATTTTCGTCTTTAGGTTATTTTTTTCCCGTTTTCGAAGGCGGTCAAAATGTAGCGTCAATTATTGGGGCGAGTCTTTTATTATGGTGCGTTCATCTTTTGATTTTACGCGGGATTCAGTCGGCTGCACTTGTGAATTTAGTCACAACAATTGCTAAATTAGTTCCTATCTTTGTCTTTATTATAGCTGCTGTCTTTGCATTTCATATAGATATTTTTACAGAAGGGTTCTGGGGAGAAGCGGGTTCTTTTTCCTGGGAAGCGATAGGGGGACAGGTTAAATCTACAATGCTTGTTACCCTCTGGGTCTTTATTGGAGTCGAAGGGGCTGTTGTTTTATCCGGCCGTGCAAAAAACCGGAGTGATGTTGGCAAGGCTACGGTTATTGGATTGCTTGGAACACTAATTATTTATATCTTCATAACCCTGTTATCCCTGGGCATCATGCAGCAGGCGGATGTTGCCGGTTTAAAAAACCCGGCAATGGCCTATTTGTTTGAAAGTGTTGTCGGCAAATGGGGGGCGGTTCTGATCAATCTGGGCCTGGTTATCTCTGTATTGGGAGCGTGGCTGGGCTGGACCTTGCTGGCATCCGAAATTCCTTTTTTGGCGGCCAAAGACGGTGTATTTCCGAAATGGTTTGCGAAAGAAAACAAAAATAAGGCGCCGGTAAACTCTTTGTGGCTGACGAACGGGCTCATTCAAATTTTTCTGCTAACCTTTATCGTTTCGGAACAGGCATACCACTTTGCCTTCTCTCTTGCATCGTCCGCTATTTTGATTCCATATGCCTTTTCAGCATTTTATCAATTCAAGTATAGCCGGCAATCCCGGCATCAGGACCGGACAAAAAATATGGTTATCGGTTTGGTGGCAAGCATCTACGGGTTTTGGTTAGTCCTGGCTGCAGGATTGGATTATTTACTGCTGACCATGACCTTGTATGCACCAGGCATTTTTATCTTTTATAAGGTTCAAAAGGAATCCGGCACGGAACACGTGTTTACCAAGGGTGAGAAAGCTTTGTCCACAGTAATTGTAGCATTGGCACTTTTCGCGGTTTTTGGTTTGGTGACGGGTAATATGACTTTTTAA
- the argF gene encoding ornithine carbamoyltransferase, with protein MLGKQQALKGKSFLAEKDFTEEELLYFLDLAEELKEKKKKGIPHRYLQGKNIALLFEKTSTRTRCAFTVASTDLGAHPEYLGKNDIQLGKKESIEDTAKVLGSMFDAIEFRGFEHSKVEALAKYSGVPVWNGLTDRWHPTQTLADLLTIKEHTGHLKGVKLVYVGDGRNNVANSLLIGGAIVGMEVRICSPESLFPDQEIIDMAKQYNGRIMVSSSIEEAVPEADVIYTDVWVSMGEEDKFAERVKLLKPYQVNTEMLRKTGNKDVMFLHCLPSFHDTETDYGREAYEKYGIKEMEVTDEVFRSRHSKVFEQAENRMHTIKAVMAATLGDLD; from the coding sequence ATGTTAGGGAAACAACAGGCTTTAAAAGGAAAAAGCTTTCTGGCAGAAAAGGATTTCACCGAGGAAGAGCTTCTATATTTTCTTGATTTGGCGGAAGAATTGAAAGAAAAAAAGAAAAAAGGCATTCCGCACCGTTATTTGCAAGGAAAAAATATTGCACTATTATTTGAAAAAACATCTACGCGGACAAGATGCGCATTCACCGTGGCGAGCACTGATTTGGGTGCGCATCCTGAGTATCTGGGCAAGAATGACATTCAATTAGGCAAGAAAGAGTCTATTGAAGATACGGCAAAAGTACTTGGCAGCATGTTCGATGCCATTGAATTCCGCGGTTTTGAACATTCCAAAGTGGAAGCTCTGGCCAAATATTCCGGCGTACCTGTATGGAACGGGTTAACAGACAGATGGCACCCGACTCAGACTCTTGCTGATCTGTTGACCATAAAAGAACACACCGGGCACTTAAAAGGAGTAAAGCTTGTTTATGTTGGGGATGGGCGAAACAATGTCGCTAACAGTTTATTAATCGGTGGCGCCATTGTTGGTATGGAAGTGCGCATTTGTTCCCCGGAATCCCTTTTCCCCGATCAAGAAATCATAGATATGGCCAAGCAATACAACGGCCGGATAATGGTAAGCAGCAGCATAGAGGAAGCAGTTCCGGAAGCAGATGTGATTTATACAGATGTATGGGTATCCATGGGGGAAGAAGACAAATTTGCGGAACGGGTGAAGCTCCTTAAACCTTACCAGGTAAATACGGAAATGCTTCGGAAGACAGGAAATAAAGATGTCATGTTTTTACATTGCTTGCCTTCTTTTCATGATACTGAAACGGATTATGGCCGTGAAGCCTACGAAAAATACGGAATAAAGGAAATGGAAGTAACAGACGAAGTATTCCGCAGCAGGCATTCCAAAGTTTTTGAACAAGCCGAGAATAGAATGCACACCATTAAAGCTGTAATGGCAGCCACTTTAGGAGATTTGGATTAG
- a CDS encoding IS256 family transposase, with the protein MAQYQINVDSQLLHQLFLGNSQDAGVAKLLESVLNQVLQAQVSEQVEADRYERTENRKAYRNGSYPHGLHTRVGTITLSVPRIRGGKFTTELFSRYQRSEQALILAMMEMVVNGVSTRKVSQVTEELCGTEFSKSTVSDLCKRLDPIVTAWNNRSLADSLFPFVLVDAMYLKVREDGRVRSRGIMIAIGVNTEGYREVLGLMLGDTESEASWSEFFSSLKGRGLRGVDLITSDDHGGLVRAVRQQLQGVTWQRCQTHFTRNVLEASPKALKDEIHGRLRSILDAPDTGTARFLLKQTLAAYEDKAGKAMGVLESGFDDATAVLMLPERYRKRLRTTNSVERLNEEVRRRERVIRIFPNRESVIRLIGALLMEQDEKWAAGKKYLDMTEYMEWRKDRPKSDAKVTRIM; encoded by the coding sequence ATGGCTCAATACCAGATTAACGTAGATTCGCAGCTTTTGCATCAACTATTTTTGGGAAATTCTCAGGATGCGGGTGTAGCCAAGCTGCTCGAGTCTGTACTGAACCAAGTCTTACAAGCACAGGTGAGTGAACAAGTGGAAGCAGATCGTTATGAACGAACAGAGAATCGAAAAGCGTACCGGAATGGATCGTATCCACATGGGCTGCATACGCGGGTGGGAACCATTACACTAAGTGTTCCGCGCATCCGTGGCGGGAAGTTCACGACAGAGCTCTTTAGTCGTTACCAGAGAAGTGAACAAGCGTTAATCTTAGCGATGATGGAAATGGTCGTAAACGGCGTCTCTACGCGTAAAGTCTCGCAAGTAACCGAAGAACTCTGCGGAACCGAGTTTTCTAAATCCACTGTTTCAGACCTTTGTAAGCGGCTGGATCCCATCGTAACTGCTTGGAATAATCGAAGCCTGGCAGACAGCCTCTTTCCGTTTGTTCTCGTAGATGCGATGTATCTCAAGGTCCGTGAAGACGGTCGTGTACGCTCACGAGGCATCATGATTGCCATTGGTGTAAACACCGAGGGCTATCGTGAAGTCCTTGGCCTGATGCTGGGTGACACAGAATCTGAAGCAAGCTGGAGTGAGTTTTTCAGCTCTCTAAAAGGACGTGGATTACGAGGTGTGGATCTCATTACCTCCGACGATCATGGCGGCCTTGTACGCGCGGTACGGCAGCAGCTGCAAGGGGTAACATGGCAGCGATGCCAGACTCACTTCACGCGAAATGTATTAGAAGCCTCACCCAAAGCCTTGAAGGATGAGATCCATGGCCGTCTACGGTCGATTCTAGATGCTCCTGATACTGGAACGGCAAGGTTTTTATTAAAACAGACCTTAGCGGCTTATGAAGATAAGGCGGGTAAGGCGATGGGCGTGCTGGAAAGCGGATTTGACGATGCTACCGCCGTCTTAATGCTGCCAGAGCGTTACCGAAAACGGCTGCGCACGACAAATAGCGTTGAGCGTCTCAACGAAGAGGTTAGACGCCGGGAACGTGTCATTCGCATCTTCCCAAACCGTGAATCCGTGATTCGTCTTATTGGTGCTCTATTGATGGAACAGGATGAAAAATGGGCAGCCGGCAAGAAATATCTCGACATGACCGAGTACATGGAATGGCGGAAGGATCGGCCAAAGTCCGATGCCAAAGTGACTCGCATTATGTAG